In a genomic window of Pedobacter sp. KBS0701:
- a CDS encoding TlpA family protein disulfide reductase has product MKPFLGLCLLASLCVLARISVSAQTAVNKVDSLHNRLLSEMIAVPAPNFTLKDLDGNVVSLKDLKGKVIVLDFWSTWCVPCKKSFPAMQLAVNAYKNDPSVKFLFIHTWETSKTPIEDVKKYLAQSGFNFQVLMDLKDGAGRNAAVEDYGVSAIPAKFVIDKAGKIIFKLTGFKGTDAAALEEISERITLAKNHN; this is encoded by the coding sequence ATGAAACCTTTTTTAGGGCTTTGCCTCCTGGCTTCTTTGTGTGTGCTTGCACGTATTTCTGTATCGGCACAAACCGCTGTGAACAAAGTTGATTCCTTGCACAATAGGCTTTTATCAGAAATGATTGCCGTGCCTGCTCCCAATTTTACCTTAAAAGACCTCGATGGAAATGTAGTATCGTTAAAAGACCTCAAAGGAAAGGTAATTGTGCTCGATTTCTGGTCGACATGGTGCGTGCCCTGTAAAAAATCTTTTCCGGCTATGCAACTGGCTGTTAATGCTTATAAAAATGATCCATCGGTAAAGTTCTTATTCATCCATACCTGGGAAACCAGTAAAACACCAATTGAAGATGTAAAAAAATACCTCGCACAATCAGGTTTTAATTTTCAGGTGCTGATGGATCTGAAAGATGGGGCAGGGCGTAACGCTGCGGTTGAAGATTATGGCGTAAGTGCCATCCCGGCAAAATTCGTTATCGATAAAGCAGGCAAAATTATATTTAAACTAACGGGTTTCAAGGGAACCGATGCCGCTGCACTCGAAGAAATTTCTGAGCGGATTACATTGGCAAAAAATCATAATTAA
- a CDS encoding protein-disulfide reductase DsbD domain-containing protein, which yields MMKKILTVCLMLLSLFSFGTAKHQDKIALKVLYVGYNPDRPMPKNVVYYSTAPNILERIYKTRMADFKAFLEQRFIGVRVVDVADYKVEMSDEVDVTLMDAGPVVLPPDFSRPMVLLHAMAPNVGLPLGLKFDWYCQCLDDEALNMKTGHPIFNTPNAVKLSMVKKPTPSSFFNGHQGAETPKQMDRWRVVKQGFSAKEPYLIGMVSHGEGFNDSPDAETISGGVCLKNAEAVALGRQGNYFMWGFAGSPDYMTDEAKDVFVNTICYIKKFDHLQAIVKKVQIETRSGVDELIYRLNKDLYNQAIVSRREGNLRMLKMQQELKDKKAKGEDIGHGNEMFLKMPVTNDTQSFEDYVKGYAGDSLFAIYGTNINLYHKYYRQNYEYFYPSGVYTLQLDRDAQKLGISNRKVALLDKCVSLLEANKDVAMAQRLLERYTTEKFNAASDWRKWLNQNRNNLFYTESGGFKFMVNTYGKNIPVARQQSYQLPKAIISDEPTTADPVAISARFIPGNGDKKDSLLIEAKILKGWHIYAYVSKDNPFVVTETRLELPEGAVADKEWKTTAAIPYPGNEGMFIFEGKANFRIMVDYSKAKAGTKIKCGLYYQVCDDNKCYPPKEKILEILI from the coding sequence ATGATGAAAAAGATTTTAACCGTATGCCTGATGTTGCTTTCACTGTTCTCATTTGGAACTGCGAAACATCAGGATAAAATTGCATTAAAGGTTTTGTATGTGGGTTATAATCCCGACAGGCCTATGCCAAAAAATGTAGTCTACTATTCTACAGCACCAAACATCCTTGAAAGAATATACAAAACCAGAATGGCAGATTTTAAAGCCTTTCTGGAACAGCGTTTTATCGGGGTTAGGGTAGTGGATGTAGCCGATTACAAGGTAGAAATGTCTGATGAGGTTGATGTAACTTTAATGGACGCCGGGCCAGTGGTACTGCCGCCAGATTTTAGCCGCCCCATGGTTTTACTGCATGCTATGGCGCCCAACGTAGGTTTGCCCTTAGGGTTAAAGTTCGATTGGTATTGCCAGTGTTTAGATGATGAAGCTTTAAATATGAAAACCGGGCATCCCATTTTTAACACACCCAATGCCGTAAAACTTAGCATGGTAAAAAAGCCAACTCCAAGTTCTTTTTTTAATGGCCATCAGGGTGCAGAAACACCAAAGCAAATGGATAGGTGGCGGGTGGTAAAACAGGGATTCTCTGCTAAAGAGCCTTATTTGATCGGTATGGTTTCGCACGGAGAAGGATTTAACGATTCGCCTGATGCGGAAACTATTTCAGGTGGTGTTTGCCTCAAAAATGCCGAAGCAGTAGCTTTAGGCCGTCAGGGGAATTACTTTATGTGGGGTTTTGCAGGATCGCCTGATTACATGACGGACGAAGCTAAGGATGTTTTTGTGAATACCATTTGTTACATCAAAAAATTCGATCATCTCCAGGCTATTGTTAAAAAAGTGCAGATCGAAACCCGTAGCGGTGTAGATGAACTAATTTATCGGTTGAACAAAGATCTTTATAACCAGGCTATTGTTTCAAGACGGGAAGGTAATCTACGGATGCTGAAAATGCAGCAGGAATTAAAAGACAAAAAGGCAAAAGGAGAAGATATTGGCCATGGTAACGAAATGTTTTTGAAAATGCCCGTTACAAATGATACCCAATCTTTTGAAGATTATGTAAAGGGTTATGCCGGCGATAGTTTGTTTGCCATTTATGGCACTAATATCAACTTATATCACAAATACTACCGTCAAAATTATGAATATTTCTATCCTTCAGGTGTATACACGCTTCAGCTGGATCGCGATGCGCAAAAACTTGGTATCTCTAACCGTAAAGTAGCCCTGTTAGATAAATGTGTGAGTTTATTGGAAGCAAACAAAGATGTAGCAATGGCGCAACGCTTATTGGAACGTTATACCACCGAAAAGTTTAATGCAGCTTCTGATTGGAGAAAATGGCTCAATCAAAACCGTAATAACCTGTTTTATACCGAATCAGGTGGTTTTAAATTCATGGTCAATACTTACGGGAAAAACATTCCTGTTGCCCGGCAACAAAGTTACCAATTGCCAAAAGCGATTATAAGTGATGAACCTACCACAGCCGATCCGGTTGCGATTTCAGCCAGGTTTATTCCGGGTAATGGAGATAAAAAAGACAGTTTACTTATCGAAGCCAAAATTTTAAAAGGCTGGCATATTTATGCTTATGTATCTAAAGATAATCCATTTGTGGTTACCGAAACCAGATTGGAACTTCCTGAAGGTGCAGTGGCCGATAAAGAATGGAAAACAACAGCAGCTATTCCTTATCCGGGCAATGAGGGCATGTTTATTTTTGAAGGAAAGGCAAACTTTAGGATAATGGTCGATTACAGCAAGGCAAAAGCTGGTACTAAAATTAAATGTGGCTTATACTATCAGGTGTGTGATGATAACAAATGTTACCCACCGAAAGAAAAAATATTGGAGATACTTATTTAA
- a CDS encoding TlpA disulfide reductase family protein gives MKIIKLAILALLFPVLTWAQAPNFSLTGKIGSLGAPAMAYIDYMDNGVSHEDSVALVNGNFKFTGHISGNAYARMALDHTGGGKGKAVYTGDVIYFYFGKEQVTISSKDSLENAVFAGSKVYQEYDAYNKAIGGTIMALTKAVNIDFNRGTPEQQKDTAYMKAVDLRFRRNIQNRTDKQFQFAKEHPNSYFALVALSEAAGSKVDVGKVEPVFNALNKAYRETDMGKELAQRIAASDITAVGNVAPLFTQNNVVGKPVSLASLKGKVVLVEFWASWCSPCRAENPNLVKQYQTYKDKGFEIISVSLDNVKERWLEAIEKDGLDWIHVSDLKGWNNEVGRLYGVRAVPASFLVDAQGKIIGNGLRGEPLNKKLADIFN, from the coding sequence ATGAAAATCATAAAATTAGCCATTTTGGCTCTTTTATTCCCGGTTCTAACCTGGGCACAAGCACCAAATTTTAGTTTAACAGGTAAAATAGGTTCTTTGGGTGCACCAGCAATGGCTTATATCGATTACATGGATAACGGTGTAAGTCATGAAGATTCAGTAGCCCTGGTTAACGGAAATTTTAAATTTACAGGGCATATTTCTGGCAATGCCTATGCCCGTATGGCCCTCGATCATACTGGTGGTGGTAAAGGGAAGGCAGTTTACACAGGTGATGTAATTTACTTTTATTTCGGGAAAGAGCAAGTTACGATTAGCTCGAAAGATTCTTTAGAAAATGCTGTTTTTGCGGGCTCAAAGGTGTATCAGGAATATGATGCCTATAACAAAGCCATTGGGGGGACCATTATGGCGCTAACCAAAGCTGTAAATATCGATTTTAACAGGGGAACACCCGAACAGCAAAAAGATACTGCTTACATGAAAGCGGTAGATCTGCGCTTCAGAAGAAATATACAAAACAGAACAGATAAGCAGTTTCAATTTGCTAAAGAACATCCAAATTCTTACTTCGCCCTGGTGGCGCTCTCAGAAGCTGCAGGAAGTAAGGTGGATGTAGGCAAGGTTGAGCCTGTTTTCAATGCATTAAACAAAGCGTACCGCGAAACCGACATGGGCAAAGAACTGGCGCAGCGTATTGCTGCAAGCGATATTACCGCTGTTGGAAATGTAGCGCCGCTTTTTACCCAGAACAATGTGGTAGGCAAGCCAGTTTCATTAGCCAGTTTAAAAGGAAAAGTGGTGCTTGTTGAGTTTTGGGCAAGCTGGTGCAGCCCGTGTAGGGCAGAGAACCCTAACCTGGTAAAACAATATCAAACCTATAAAGATAAAGGCTTCGAAATTATCTCAGTTTCATTAGATAATGTAAAAGAACGTTGGTTAGAAGCAATAGAAAAAGACGGTTTAGATTGGATTCATGTATCTGACCTTAAAGGCTGGAACAACGAAGTAGGCCGTTTATATGGTGTGCGTGCTGTACCTGCCAGTTTTCTGGTAGATGCTCAGGGCAAAATTATCGGAAATGGTCTTCGTGGTGAACCATTAAACAAAAAACTCGCTGACATTTTCAATTAA
- a CDS encoding PKD-like family lipoprotein yields the protein MNIKKLILLIAGVVSLAACHKDLGNYDIDMPVEPKLANLDSVYTASVGDSLIIKPKIEGVDAANVELQWKISVMEGNDVLYTGPALRIIFGLQAKRYAARLTVYNKANGMKYFHNFYVDGGTEFASGTTVLSVENGITQFSFVKPDGSVQARLYRAMQGKDLPVNPTNLFLLKNTFTNNLLGYWIITKNGGIRLEPNTMQEDPKYPNTLKDNFFTSPDDLEVGSFISHPQGVMMGVVNGKFYGGTTSTWDQAATYGMFGLPADGDYELAPSFVMSFTQTATYFIGFDKNRKQFVRINLYGAPVYFGTQYSVTTTTAFDPLNVGMDLIHLEQLNNADCFAYCKGTDGKIYELKFNVQFNGPFTFTPQHKRLFIRQDLINENTKWSGAKNGVIYIANGSKVYRYNPVNEELRELATSFSGKTISMLKLSEDEETLMVGTEETVSFLNIATGMNGIFINKIEGIPGAPVDIAIRK from the coding sequence ATGAACATTAAAAAATTAATTTTATTAATAGCTGGTGTGGTTTCTTTAGCCGCATGTCATAAAGACTTAGGTAATTACGATATCGATATGCCTGTTGAGCCTAAACTGGCCAACCTGGATTCTGTTTACACTGCAAGTGTTGGGGATAGTTTGATCATCAAACCAAAAATAGAAGGTGTGGATGCTGCCAATGTAGAACTTCAATGGAAAATTAGTGTAATGGAAGGGAATGATGTTCTGTATACCGGACCAGCTCTGAGGATCATATTTGGTTTGCAGGCTAAAAGATATGCAGCCCGTCTTACTGTTTATAACAAAGCAAATGGGATGAAATATTTCCATAATTTTTACGTAGACGGTGGTACCGAATTTGCCAGCGGTACAACGGTATTGAGTGTTGAAAATGGGATCACACAGTTTTCATTTGTAAAGCCAGATGGTAGCGTGCAGGCACGTTTGTACAGGGCTATGCAGGGGAAAGATTTGCCTGTAAACCCCACAAATTTATTTCTGCTAAAAAATACATTTACAAATAACTTATTGGGATACTGGATCATTACAAAAAACGGTGGAATCAGGTTGGAGCCGAATACCATGCAGGAAGATCCGAAATATCCTAACACCCTTAAAGATAACTTTTTTACATCGCCAGATGATTTGGAGGTAGGTTCATTTATTTCGCATCCTCAAGGGGTAATGATGGGCGTTGTAAATGGCAAATTTTACGGTGGAACAACAAGCACATGGGACCAGGCAGCTACTTATGGAATGTTCGGCTTACCTGCTGATGGTGATTATGAGCTGGCTCCTTCTTTTGTGATGAGCTTTACGCAAACAGCTACTTATTTTATTGGATTCGACAAAAACAGAAAGCAATTTGTGCGGATCAATCTTTATGGAGCACCTGTTTATTTTGGTACCCAATACTCCGTTACCACAACAACTGCCTTCGATCCTTTAAATGTGGGGATGGATCTTATTCATTTGGAGCAACTTAATAACGCAGATTGTTTTGCATACTGTAAAGGAACCGATGGAAAGATTTATGAATTAAAGTTTAATGTTCAGTTTAACGGGCCGTTTACCTTTACGCCTCAACATAAACGTCTTTTTATACGTCAGGACTTAATTAACGAAAATACAAAATGGAGTGGTGCTAAAAATGGAGTAATTTATATTGCCAATGGCAGTAAAGTTTATCGGTATAATCCCGTAAATGAAGAGCTTAGGGAACTGGCCACCAGCTTTAGTGGAAAAACGATTTCTATGTTAAAACTTAGCGAAGACGAAGAAACCTTGATGGTAGGAACAGAAGAAACCGTTTCTTTTCTAAATATTGCTACAGGAATGAACGGTATATTCATCAACAAGATTGAAGGTATTCCAGGTGCTCCTGTAGATATCGCAATCAGAAAATAA
- a CDS encoding DUF4843 domain-containing protein, which produces MKIYILIFAIICLVSCKKAEEMRFDHNANVYFDIYNGDKDSIVKTFAYNPTRAQDTVWLPVRLSGIRTDAERKFSARVDTDSSTATPGLHYEALKPQYSILPNRGIGYIPVVIYNKDKELENRSVSILIKLTGTSDLGIENPYLIRAKVVFSSKLEKPGWWDSWPLPPYSRTKHELFILVTGQTSLTTDGLDAPKNLYYIGLLTTMLNNPFNWVAKNAAKGYVIEEVTASNTNSYYFYNKSNPSKKTLLRKNMQNGKYYFIDENGNEVI; this is translated from the coding sequence ATGAAAATATACATATTAATATTCGCAATCATTTGCCTTGTTTCTTGCAAGAAAGCAGAAGAGATGCGTTTTGATCACAATGCTAATGTTTATTTCGACATTTATAATGGAGATAAAGACAGTATAGTAAAAACCTTTGCCTATAATCCTACACGTGCTCAGGATACCGTGTGGCTACCGGTACGTTTATCCGGAATCAGAACAGACGCAGAAAGGAAATTTAGTGCGCGGGTAGATACTGATTCCTCAACTGCCACTCCTGGTCTGCACTACGAAGCTTTGAAACCGCAATATTCCATTCTTCCAAATAGGGGAATAGGTTATATTCCTGTGGTGATTTATAACAAGGATAAGGAACTTGAAAACAGATCGGTTTCGATATTGATTAAATTAACGGGCACTTCAGATCTGGGCATCGAAAATCCTTACCTGATCAGGGCAAAAGTTGTATTCTCCTCCAAATTGGAAAAACCAGGTTGGTGGGATAGCTGGCCGCTTCCTCCTTATTCGAGAACCAAACACGAGTTATTTATTCTGGTAACCGGGCAAACCTCCCTGACTACCGACGGACTTGATGCACCGAAAAACCTGTATTATATAGGCTTATTAACCACGATGTTAAATAATCCATTTAATTGGGTAGCCAAAAATGCAGCAAAAGGTTATGTAATCGAAGAGGTAACTGCAAGCAATACCAATAGCTATTATTTCTATAACAAGAGTAACCCGTCCAAAAAAACGCTTTTGAGGAAAAACATGCAGAATGGTAAATATTATTTTATAGACGAAAATGGCAATGAGGTTATTTAA
- a CDS encoding RagB/SusD family nutrient uptake outer membrane protein: protein MKIRLLICLILITGLFSSCKKWLEVEPESEIAAPILFSTESGFMEAINGVYNRSTESDLYGKELTFGTTEVLAQNFSMREDGQDYRQTSLYNYKHGEFIKRKDKIWAGLYNAIVNCNLILENVDAKKNIFNGNNYAIVKGEALALRAYLHFDLLRLFAPSYLRNPSAKGIPYANKYTKEITPVSSVSESINLIIKDLEESKQLLVADPIRSAGYIVNYPLVTDTLKNTEEKSSSLFLQNRRHRLNYYAVCGTLARVYLYKNDKVKALQNAKEVIDSKKFPWTSKSDFEAFEDSKKDRILYKELVFGWYIPGAAKEIKDNWFRSGTSGFYLIEDAADYIYEKATAGASDSRYKYWLSATSSQSSRSYDIVKYRRNPLSTEAGANLHYLMAPAIRLSEMYYIAAECSYANNPTAAVNYLTQVREARQIGDPLTINNEEDLLKELLKDARKEWLAEGQLFYMYKRLNRGIVGQTGVIIPASDNIFVLPLPNDEVVYGGR from the coding sequence ATGAAGATTAGATTGTTAATCTGCCTCATCTTAATAACAGGATTATTTAGTTCCTGCAAGAAATGGCTGGAAGTTGAGCCGGAATCAGAAATAGCTGCTCCAATTTTATTCAGTACCGAAAGTGGTTTTATGGAAGCCATAAACGGTGTGTATAACCGCAGTACGGAATCGGATCTGTATGGTAAAGAGCTTACGTTTGGTACAACAGAGGTACTTGCCCAAAATTTTTCGATGCGTGAAGACGGACAGGATTACAGACAAACCTCATTGTATAATTACAAACATGGTGAGTTTATCAAACGCAAGGATAAAATATGGGCTGGTTTATACAATGCAATTGTTAACTGTAACCTGATCCTGGAAAATGTAGATGCAAAAAAGAACATTTTTAATGGCAACAATTATGCTATTGTTAAAGGAGAAGCGCTTGCCTTAAGAGCCTATTTGCATTTCGATCTGTTGCGTCTTTTTGCTCCTTCTTATCTGAGAAATCCTTCTGCAAAAGGAATTCCTTACGCTAACAAATACACAAAAGAGATTACGCCGGTTTCCAGTGTATCAGAAAGTATTAATCTGATCATCAAAGATTTGGAAGAATCGAAACAATTATTGGTTGCAGATCCGATTCGGAGTGCCGGTTATATTGTAAATTATCCTTTAGTTACTGATACGCTGAAAAATACAGAAGAGAAGAGCTCAAGTCTTTTCTTGCAAAACAGAAGGCACCGTTTAAATTATTATGCAGTATGTGGCACGCTTGCCCGGGTTTATCTGTATAAAAACGATAAAGTTAAAGCCTTACAAAATGCTAAAGAGGTAATCGACTCAAAAAAATTCCCATGGACATCAAAAAGTGATTTTGAGGCATTCGAAGATTCGAAGAAAGATCGTATTCTATACAAGGAACTCGTTTTTGGATGGTATATACCAGGTGCTGCAAAAGAGATAAAAGACAATTGGTTTCGAAGTGGTACCAGTGGATTTTATTTGATTGAGGATGCCGCAGATTATATCTATGAAAAGGCAACAGCGGGAGCAAGTGATTCCCGTTATAAATACTGGTTGTCTGCTACCTCCAGTCAATCATCAAGATCTTACGATATCGTTAAATACCGCAGAAATCCCTTAAGTACCGAGGCTGGTGCAAATTTACATTACCTCATGGCTCCTGCAATCAGGCTTAGTGAGATGTATTACATCGCTGCCGAGTGTTCCTATGCAAATAATCCCACGGCCGCAGTTAATTACCTAACACAGGTTCGTGAAGCGAGGCAAATAGGTGATCCTTTGACCATAAACAACGAAGAGGATTTATTAAAAGAACTGCTTAAAGATGCCCGTAAAGAATGGTTAGCAGAAGGCCAGCTTTTCTATATGTATAAAAGGCTCAATAGAGGGATTGTAGGACAAACAGGTGTAATTATTCCGGCTTCCGATAACATTTTCGTGCTTCCTCTTCCTAACGACGAGGTTGTTTATGGTGGCAGATAA
- a CDS encoding SusC/RagA family TonB-linked outer membrane protein, with amino-acid sequence MKLTTILLLVGALHVSAVTFSQTVTLSRRKTSLKQVFKEIKKQTGYFFFYKGQLLQDKPDVMVEFNNVPLVDALNASLKDQNLSYNIVNKTIVISRKENLPAVAASVAVKIEVKGVVADKATGETLPGVNVSIKNGASVGITNDKGEFKVNVEEGSILVFSYVGYELFETKVTGTKTLNVKLTSKMTQMNDVVVTGYQTIKKDNYTGNAVTISGDQLRRVNPQNLLQSIGTFDPSFKLIDNNLAGSNPNRIPSINVRGASALPSGDGQVLRRDDIQGNANRPVFMLDGYEVSVEKVFDLDVNRIASVTSLKDAAATAIYGSRAANGVIVITTKTPLEGKLRVEYNYELNFTAADLSDYQVLDAAEKLDYEVLAGLYSSSKQQVPQDQLDEIYYHKKANVVGGVNSYWLSQPLRNTIGHKHAINLDGGSQAFRYNVNLRYQTRPGAMKGSERDQYSGGMSFQYNVNKLQFRNELSITQVGATESPYGDFSSYVRMNPYYPLKDANGMAMRISDVYEKQDRSKEYVFNPLFDANLSSFNKSKYTEIIDNLSADLEVAKDLRLRAQMSVTTRSNSDDIFTSPQANKYYLYTTDKIDEKGEYTNREMKETYWDSNIRLTWLKQIGGNYFNALVGVNARTELRDQKEFTAIGFANDRFTSIGFAKGYAEDGKPQSRLEKARLFGSFFSMNYSYKNRYLMDGTVRIDGSSKFGVNNKLAPFWSFGLGWNVHQEEFLKGNPVISQLRIKASTGLTGSVEFDPYLSKTIYKYNTGNWYSSGIGAGVNSYGNENLGWQKTRMTDIGIDIGLFKDRVMIMPRIYKKFTKDILADITLPPSTGFLSYKENLGDMENKGAELGITVDALRSKDWSVNLNANMVTNRNKVVRISNALKKYNDRADELQSLKPGDGGYRGIPLLRFSEGQPFNAIYGVRSLGIDPENGRELYLKKDGTLTYDYDKRDYVVIGDPNPKVSGYFGGTVNYKRFSLYVQFQTFFGGDKYNLTLVERVENADPRYNVDKRVFEEKWKQPGDLSFYKNIADNGETDVSSRFIQPDNLINLQSVNFSYDMNKKIASKLSMSSLMFQVTANDVVRWSSVKEERGINYPFTRSLTFSVRAAF; translated from the coding sequence ATGAAATTGACTACAATTTTACTATTGGTCGGTGCCTTACATGTTTCGGCAGTCACCTTTTCCCAAACAGTAACGCTCTCTCGAAGAAAAACCTCGCTTAAACAAGTTTTTAAGGAGATAAAAAAGCAAACAGGCTATTTTTTCTTTTACAAAGGTCAATTGCTACAGGATAAACCAGATGTAATGGTCGAGTTCAATAATGTACCACTGGTAGATGCTTTGAATGCTTCTTTAAAAGATCAAAACCTGAGCTATAACATTGTTAACAAAACCATCGTGATCAGCCGTAAGGAAAATTTACCTGCTGTTGCTGCAAGCGTAGCGGTAAAAATTGAGGTTAAAGGTGTTGTTGCTGATAAAGCTACAGGTGAAACCCTTCCAGGAGTTAATGTTTCCATTAAAAACGGTGCCAGTGTAGGCATCACCAACGATAAAGGCGAATTCAAAGTCAATGTTGAAGAAGGAAGCATTTTGGTTTTTAGTTATGTGGGCTACGAGTTGTTTGAAACTAAGGTTACAGGTACTAAAACGTTAAACGTTAAGCTTACCTCTAAAATGACCCAAATGAACGATGTGGTGGTTACTGGTTATCAGACGATTAAAAAAGATAATTATACCGGTAACGCGGTTACAATATCCGGAGATCAGCTGAGGAGGGTAAATCCACAGAATTTACTGCAAAGTATAGGCACATTCGATCCTTCCTTTAAACTGATTGATAACAACCTTGCAGGTTCAAACCCAAACAGAATTCCTTCTATCAATGTTAGGGGAGCTTCTGCATTACCAAGCGGTGATGGGCAGGTGTTAAGAAGGGATGATATTCAAGGTAACGCGAACAGGCCTGTTTTTATGCTAGACGGGTATGAAGTGAGCGTGGAGAAAGTATTTGATTTGGATGTAAACAGAATTGCATCGGTTACCTCATTAAAAGATGCGGCTGCAACTGCAATCTACGGTTCGCGTGCTGCCAATGGTGTAATTGTGATTACTACTAAAACACCCTTAGAAGGGAAATTACGGGTAGAATACAATTACGAATTAAACTTCACCGCTGCAGATTTAAGTGATTACCAGGTTTTAGATGCTGCTGAAAAACTGGATTATGAAGTTTTGGCTGGGTTATATAGTTCTTCTAAACAGCAAGTTCCTCAAGATCAGCTTGATGAAATCTATTACCACAAAAAAGCTAATGTTGTTGGTGGTGTTAACAGTTATTGGTTGTCGCAACCGCTACGCAATACCATAGGCCATAAACATGCTATAAATCTTGATGGAGGATCGCAGGCATTCCGCTATAATGTAAACCTTCGGTACCAAACCAGGCCGGGAGCAATGAAAGGCTCTGAAAGAGATCAATATTCGGGTGGAATGAGTTTTCAGTATAATGTGAATAAACTTCAGTTCAGAAATGAATTGTCTATAACGCAGGTAGGTGCTACCGAATCTCCGTATGGCGATTTTTCCAGTTATGTAAGAATGAATCCTTATTATCCGTTGAAAGATGCCAATGGCATGGCGATGAGAATTTCGGATGTATATGAAAAACAAGACCGATCAAAAGAATATGTATTTAATCCATTATTTGACGCCAATTTAAGCAGCTTCAATAAATCTAAGTATACCGAAATTATCGATAACCTTTCTGCCGATTTAGAAGTAGCAAAAGACCTGAGGTTAAGGGCGCAGATGAGTGTAACTACACGATCAAATTCTGATGATATCTTCACCTCGCCACAGGCAAATAAATATTACCTGTATACCACAGATAAAATAGATGAGAAAGGGGAGTATACCAACAGGGAAATGAAAGAAACCTACTGGGATAGTAATATCAGGTTAACCTGGTTAAAGCAGATCGGTGGCAATTATTTTAACGCTCTGGTTGGTGTAAATGCCCGTACAGAGCTGCGCGACCAGAAAGAATTTACCGCTATTGGCTTTGCTAACGATCGTTTTACCAGCATAGGCTTTGCTAAAGGCTACGCCGAAGATGGAAAACCTCAAAGCAGACTCGAAAAGGCCCGTTTATTCGGTTCGTTTTTTTCGATGAACTACTCCTATAAAAATCGATATCTTATGGATGGAACCGTGCGTATTGATGGTTCTTCAAAATTCGGCGTAAACAATAAACTGGCTCCTTTTTGGTCGTTCGGATTAGGTTGGAATGTACACCAGGAAGAGTTTCTAAAAGGTAATCCTGTAATTAGCCAACTCAGGATAAAAGCCTCTACGGGTCTTACCGGTTCGGTAGAGTTCGATCCTTACTTATCAAAAACCATTTATAAGTACAATACAGGAAACTGGTATTCATCTGGTATTGGTGCCGGTGTAAACAGTTATGGAAATGAAAACCTTGGATGGCAAAAAACAAGGATGACGGATATTGGTATCGACATTGGACTTTTTAAAGATCGGGTAATGATTATGCCAAGGATATATAAGAAATTTACCAAAGATATTTTAGCCGATATCACTTTACCTCCTTCAACAGGCTTTTTATCTTATAAAGAAAACCTTGGCGACATGGAAAACAAAGGTGCGGAGTTGGGGATAACAGTAGATGCCTTAAGAAGCAAAGACTGGTCGGTAAATCTGAATGCGAATATGGTTACCAACAGAAATAAGGTGGTAAGGATCTCAAACGCTTTAAAGAAATACAATGACAGGGCAGACGAATTACAATCTTTAAAGCCTGGCGACGGTGGCTACAGGGGAATTCCTTTGCTTAGATTTAGCGAAGGGCAACCATTTAATGCCATTTATGGTGTGCGTTCGTTAGGTATAGATCCGGAAAACGGACGTGAATTATACCTGAAAAAAGATGGTACACTTACCTATGATTACGATAAGAGAGATTATGTTGTAATTGGCGATCCTAATCCTAAAGTGAGCGGCTACTTTGGTGGAACGGTTAACTACAAAAGGTTTAGCCTGTATGTGCAGTTTCAGACTTTTTTCGGTGGCGATAAATACAACCTTACCCTAGTAGAGCGTGTTGAAAATGCCGACCCAAGGTATAACGTTGATAAACGTGTATTTGAAGAAAAGTGGAAGCAACCAGGCGACCTGTCTTTTTATAAAAACATAGCAGATAATGGCGAAACTGATGTAAGCTCGCGATTTATCCAGCCTGATAATCTGATCAACCTTCAATCAGTCAACTTTTCTTATGATATGAATAAAAAAATCGCGTCAAAATTATCGATGTCGAGTCTCATGTTTCAGGTAACGGCAAATGACGTGGTGCGTTGGTCATCAGTAAAAGAAGAAAGGGGAATTAATTATCCATTTACCAGGAGTTTAACCTTTTCTGTCAGAGCAGCTTTCTAA